A section of the Rummeliibacillus pycnus genome encodes:
- a CDS encoding tyrosine-type recombinase/integrase, giving the protein MRRKNLLNARERENARPQIVETGQRTIVDCLRLFLNDSKLRNVRPATIRYYEREINYFHRDIEVTFVEEVTFDVIKEGIKLMQNHNLKTSTINSRLRAIRAFYNHLFDYKVIKYNPVEHLKLLRDREPIIETYSNKQIRQLLAACDLTTFVGLRDYTIIYLLFDTGVRLSEVAGIEIDDIQFPEGVIRIRRTKNNFERFVPLQKTLSRQLKSYLKVRGITESNTLFVTLDGTPLTNRQYQNRFSYYGNLAKITNVRNSPHTMRHTFAKNYIQNGGGAFDLMRIMGHTSMEMTKRYVRLFGTELNEKHRESSPLENLYKK; this is encoded by the coding sequence ATGCGAAGAAAAAATCTACTTAATGCAAGAGAGCGTGAAAATGCTCGTCCTCAAATAGTTGAAACTGGACAACGTACTATAGTTGATTGTTTACGTTTATTCCTCAATGATTCAAAACTTCGAAATGTTAGACCAGCAACCATTCGATATTATGAGCGTGAAATTAATTATTTTCATAGAGATATAGAAGTTACATTTGTTGAAGAAGTAACTTTTGATGTGATTAAAGAGGGCATTAAATTAATGCAAAATCACAATTTAAAAACTTCTACAATAAACTCACGATTAAGAGCAATTAGAGCATTTTATAATCATTTATTTGATTACAAAGTGATTAAATACAATCCAGTAGAACATTTAAAGTTGTTGCGAGATCGTGAGCCAATAATTGAAACGTATTCTAATAAGCAAATAAGACAATTACTCGCTGCATGTGATTTAACAACATTTGTAGGGTTACGAGATTATACAATTATTTATTTGCTTTTTGATACTGGTGTAAGACTTTCTGAAGTGGCTGGAATTGAAATAGATGATATTCAATTTCCTGAAGGTGTAATAAGAATTAGACGTACAAAAAACAACTTTGAACGCTTTGTACCATTACAAAAAACACTTTCTAGACAATTGAAAAGTTATTTAAAAGTACGTGGAATTACTGAAAGCAATACACTATTCGTTACTTTAGACGGAACGCCTTTAACAAATAGGCAATATCAAAATAGATTCAGTTACTATGGGAATTTAGCAAAGATAACCAATGTAAGAAATAGCCCACATACTATGCGGCATACATTCGCTAAAAATTATATTCAAAATGGCGGTGGTGCATTTGATTTAATGCGGATCATGGGACATACAAGCATGGAAATGACAAAACGCTATGTGAGATTATTTGGTACTGAACTAAATGAAAAACATAGGGAATCTTCACCATTAGAAAACTTATATAAAAAATAA
- a CDS encoding nucleotidyltransferase-like protein: MEQLLRPIYQERASQPNTLGVIIVEKREDVSPITDTFDTILLIITKDNRVPVYTKHYTFENQKAAMHIITEKQLHKWLLVGTNKKLIDWILFGKIMFDRNEYVSNLKQNLKDFPFYGRNIKMGIEFAKLIRHYLEGKVCFEENNYLDAYNHVVESLHHLARLAVLDKGLYPEVTVWSQVKQIDPEIYKLYEELIASEETINKRLELLFLASEFLIHSRTADGARHIINVMSEKDNWTIQELHEQEELKNYSVDLEVFIEFLISKGYIQAENIETKSNQIFHRHYKIEQSLK, encoded by the coding sequence ATGGAGCAATTACTTCGTCCAATATACCAAGAACGTGCGAGCCAACCAAATACCCTAGGGGTTATTATTGTAGAAAAAAGAGAAGATGTAAGTCCGATTACGGATACATTTGATACAATCCTTTTAATCATAACAAAAGACAATCGTGTGCCGGTCTATACAAAACACTATACATTTGAAAATCAAAAAGCAGCAATGCATATAATAACTGAAAAACAATTACATAAATGGTTACTTGTAGGGACGAATAAAAAGCTAATCGATTGGATTTTATTTGGGAAAATAATGTTTGATCGAAATGAATATGTAAGTAATTTAAAACAGAATTTAAAAGACTTCCCATTCTACGGCAGAAATATCAAAATGGGCATCGAGTTTGCAAAGTTAATTCGTCATTATTTAGAAGGTAAAGTATGTTTTGAAGAGAACAATTACTTAGATGCTTATAATCATGTTGTAGAATCTCTCCATCATTTAGCTCGTCTTGCGGTATTAGATAAGGGATTATATCCTGAAGTAACAGTATGGTCTCAAGTAAAACAAATTGATCCCGAAATTTATAAATTATATGAAGAGCTAATAGCAAGTGAAGAAACTATTAATAAAAGATTAGAGCTTTTGTTTTTAGCGAGTGAGTTCTTAATCCATTCACGTACAGCTGATGGGGCACGGCATATAATAAATGTAATGTCTGAAAAAGATAATTGGACAATTCAAGAATTGCATGAACAAGAAGAATTGAAAAACTACTCTGTTGATTTGGAAGTGTTTATTGAGTTTCTAATTAGTAAGGGGTATATTCAGGCTGAAAACATAGAAACAAAAAGTAACCAAATCTTTCATAGGCATTATAAAATAGAACAATCTTTAAAATAG